Part of the Crossiella cryophila genome, CACCCCCCTGGGCCGGGAGGTCCGCTTTTTCCTGGGCGTGTCATCCGGCGTCCATCTGGCGGCTAGTCAAACTTCCCCCAGGTGCGTTGTGCTTTCTGTTGGCAATTCACCAAGCTGGATGTCCGTCCTGATCCGGAGGTCGCCGTGCGAGCCCTGCGCGCCACCGTCGCCCTGCTGTCGGTCCTCGCCCTCACCACCGCCGTCCCCGCCCCGGCCCTGGCCGAGCGGCACGGCGTCACCGCACCGCTGGGCCCGCGTCCGATCGAGGACGCCCCGGCCGCCTCCGCCGCCGACGGCGCCATTGCCACGCTCACCACGGCGGCGCCCCGCGCGGACGCCCTGCCGGTGAGCGAGGTGACCTCGCCGGTCGCCCCCGGCCTGGACCTGACCGAGTTCGACCGCCTGGACGCCCGTGGCTGGATCCGCGGCGATGTCCTCACCGCCGACCTGGGCCGTGGCACCCTGCGCCCCGCCTACCTGAGCCCCGGCGTGGTCGCGGCCCGCAGCCCGCTGTCCGAACAGGCCGCCGCCCGCGGTGTGGTCGCCGGGGTCAACGGCGACTTCTTCGACATCAACGCCACCGGCGCCCCGCTCGGCGTCGGCATGGACGCGGGCGCGTTGCGGCACGCCCCCGCCACCGGCCACAACCTCACCGCGGCCGTCGGTCCCGCTGATCTGGGACGTCTGGCCGAGGTGTTCCTCGATGCCACCATCACCCTGCCCGGCGGCATCCGCCTGACTGGCACCAACCTGAACTCACCGGTCATCGCGGCCAACGGCGTCGGCGTGTTCACCGCGCTGTGGGGCCACGCGTCCCGCCGCACCGCCATCGGCACCGCGTCCAAGGCGACCGAGGTAGAGCTGCGTGACGGCGTGGTGACCGCGGTCCGTCCCACCCCGGGTGAGGGGCCGATCCCGGCCAACACCGCCTACCTGCTCGGCGTCGACGCGGGCGCCGATCGCCTCGCCGGTCTCGTCCCGGGTCAACGGGTCGAGGTGGCTTACAAGCCGCGTACCGACGGCCCGGTCCCGCTCGCCGCGGTCGGCGGCAATCGGGTCCTGGTCAAGGACGGCGTCGTGCAGAACCTCGACGACACCACCATGCACCCGCGTACCGCCGTCGGCTTCTCCGCTGACGGCCGTCGCCTGTGGATGGTGACGGTCGACGGCAGGCAGGCCGACAGCCGAGGCATGACCGAACGCGAACTCGCCGAACTGTTGCGCTCCTTCGGTGCCGACGACGCCCTGAACCTGGACGGCGGCGGCTCGTCCACGCTGCTGGCCCGCCGCCCCGGCGACAGTGCCGCCGGCGTGCACAACCAGCCCTCCGACGGTGGCGAACGCTTGGTGCCCAACGGAATCGGCTTGACCGCGAATCGCGGCAGCGGCCGTCTGACCGCCTTCCGCGTGGAACCGGCTGTCCGGGCCGGTGCGGCCGACCGAGTGCTTGCCGGTCAGACCCGAGTCGTGACTGCCCATGGTCACGACGAGACTGGTGCCCCTGTCCCCGGTGAACCCACCTGGCGTGTTGCCCCAACACAAGCCGGGAAGGTGTCCCGAGGTGTGTTCCACGCTAGCACTTCCGGGAAGGCGACTGTGACCGCTTCCCGGGGTTCTGCCAAGGGATCGGCGAGTTTCACCGTATTGGGTAAGGCCGCCCGGATCGACTCCGACACTGAGCGCGTCTCGCTGTCCGGACTGGGCGCCCGCGGCCGGTTCCAGATCCTCGGGCAGGACGCCGAGGGCTTCAGCAGCTGGCTCGAACCCGCCGACGTGACCCTCGAATACGACCAGCGCGTGGTGCAGATCAGCAAGGACCGCAACGGTTTCGTCGCCGCGGCCGTCACCGGCTCCGGTGCCACCGTGGTCAAGGCCAAGGTCGGCGACCTGACCACCCACCTGGGCGTCACTGTCGGCGTCAGCCCTCGCGTTGTGTCCACAATGGACGATCTGACCGGCTGGCAGACCAGTGTCTTCCCTGCCGTGGTCGGTGCCACGATTTCCCTGGTGCCAGGCCGAAACGGTGGCAAGGCGATCGGTCTCGACTACCGCCTCACCGGCACCACCGCGACCCGCGCCGCCTATCTGAACGCCGACCCGCCCGCCGCGCTGCCCCCTGGCACCCAACGGCTTGGCGTGTGGGCACACGGTGACAACAGCAAGGCGTGGCTGCGCATGACCCTGCTGGACGCCGCGGGCACGCCCACCGTCGTGGACCTCGCCCGCCAGGTCGACTGGACCGGCTGGCGCTACGTCGAGGCCCCGATTCCGGCCGCGCTGACCGGACAGCTCCGCCTGCAACGGCTCTACGTGGTGGAGACCGACCGCGAACGCCAGTACGAAGGCAAGATCGCCTTCGCCGAACTGACCGCGCAGGCCGCCGTCCCGATCACCGTTCCCGCCGATCCCATGGCCCAGGACCCGGCGATCATCCGCACCGGCACGCTGGAACCCCGTCCAGGCGCGGTGCGGGTGGCGGTGGTCAGCGACGCCCAGTTCACCGCGGACGCCCCCGAGGGCCCGCTGGTCGCACAGGCCCGGCGCACCCTCCGCGAAGCGCTGGCCGCCCGGCCCGAGGTCGTGCTGATCAACGGCGATCTCGTCGACCGCGCCCTGCCCGCCGACATGGCCCTGGCCCGGCAGATCCTGGACAGCGAGCTGGGCGACCGCGTTCCCTGGTTCTACCTGCCCGGCAACCACGAGACCTACGGACCGGGGGACACCTCCGAGTTCCGCAAGCACTTCGGCGCTACCCACCGGGTGGTCGACAAGAACGGCCTGCGCCTGATCCTGCTCGACTCCTCGCTGGGCTCGCTCCGCGCGGGCGGATTCGACCAGGTACGCGCGCTGCGCACCGCGCTGGACACCGCGGCCACCGATCCGAACGTCAGGTCGGTGCTGGTCGCGATGCACCACCCGGTGGACGATCCGACCCCCGCGGCCGCCTCGGAGCTGTCCGACGCCAAGGAAGCCAGCCTGCTGACCACCTGGCTGGCCGAATTCCGGGCCAGGAGCGGGAAACCGGCGGTGTCGGTGGCCGCGCACGCCGGCCTGTTCCACGCGACCAGGCGCGACGGCGTCCCCTACCTGATCAACGGAAACTCCGGGAAGGCGCCGGCCGCGGCCCCGGCCGACGGCGGATTCACCGGCTGGACGCTGCTCCGGGTCGACCCCGCCGCCGCGAATCCCGTACAGGCCGAGCAGCGCCCGCATGTGGACGGCCTGACGCTGGACGTCCCGGCCACGCTGGCCCCTGGCGTCGGCCACCGGCTGACGCCGACCGTGCGGCAGGGTGCCCGGACGTTCCCGATCACCTATCCCATCGCGGCCACCTACACCGCGACCGACGCACTGCATGTGGGGCCACCGGCCACCGCGGGCCCGGCGCACATCGCCGCCTTCGACCCGGCGACCGGCGTGCTCACCGCCCTGCGACCCGGCACGGCCACCCTCACGCTGACCGTCAACAACACGGCTGTCAGCGCACCCGTCACAGTCCGCTGACTTGCGGCGGAATCCGAAATCCCAGCGGCGGTCCCGGCACCAACCACGCCGGGACCGCCTTATACACCACCCCGCCGCCACTCCCGCCTGAAACCGCTCTCAAGATCGCGACCTATCCACAACAAGGCACCTGTCCACAGCCTCCCGCCGAGCCGATTCCCTCCCCGCCCCCTCCCCGCCAAGCTCGATCCATGACCACAGCCACGGCCACCGCCGCCCCACCGTGCCCACCCCGGCAGACCGTCCACCTCTGGGAACCCGGCGACGTCATCGCCGCCCTGCCACCGCTCATCGGCTTCCACCCGACCGATTCGGTGGTGATCCTCTACCTGGCCGACCGCGCCAGGCTGGAGATCCAACGCGTTCTCCGCGCCGATCTGCCCTCGCCCAAGGGTGAGGAGGAGTTCGTCGCGTTCGCCCGCGACAACATCCTCGAGAGCGGAGCCACCTCGGTGCAGCTCTGCGTCATCGGCGGTGGCACGCGCAAACCCACCGA contains:
- a CDS encoding phosphodiester glycosidase family protein codes for the protein MRALRATVALLSVLALTTAVPAPALAERHGVTAPLGPRPIEDAPAASAADGAIATLTTAAPRADALPVSEVTSPVAPGLDLTEFDRLDARGWIRGDVLTADLGRGTLRPAYLSPGVVAARSPLSEQAAARGVVAGVNGDFFDINATGAPLGVGMDAGALRHAPATGHNLTAAVGPADLGRLAEVFLDATITLPGGIRLTGTNLNSPVIAANGVGVFTALWGHASRRTAIGTASKATEVELRDGVVTAVRPTPGEGPIPANTAYLLGVDAGADRLAGLVPGQRVEVAYKPRTDGPVPLAAVGGNRVLVKDGVVQNLDDTTMHPRTAVGFSADGRRLWMVTVDGRQADSRGMTERELAELLRSFGADDALNLDGGGSSTLLARRPGDSAAGVHNQPSDGGERLVPNGIGLTANRGSGRLTAFRVEPAVRAGAADRVLAGQTRVVTAHGHDETGAPVPGEPTWRVAPTQAGKVSRGVFHASTSGKATVTASRGSAKGSASFTVLGKAARIDSDTERVSLSGLGARGRFQILGQDAEGFSSWLEPADVTLEYDQRVVQISKDRNGFVAAAVTGSGATVVKAKVGDLTTHLGVTVGVSPRVVSTMDDLTGWQTSVFPAVVGATISLVPGRNGGKAIGLDYRLTGTTATRAAYLNADPPAALPPGTQRLGVWAHGDNSKAWLRMTLLDAAGTPTVVDLARQVDWTGWRYVEAPIPAALTGQLRLQRLYVVETDRERQYEGKIAFAELTAQAAVPITVPADPMAQDPAIIRTGTLEPRPGAVRVAVVSDAQFTADAPEGPLVAQARRTLREALAARPEVVLINGDLVDRALPADMALARQILDSELGDRVPWFYLPGNHETYGPGDTSEFRKHFGATHRVVDKNGLRLILLDSSLGSLRAGGFDQVRALRTALDTAATDPNVRSVLVAMHHPVDDPTPAAASELSDAKEASLLTTWLAEFRARSGKPAVSVAAHAGLFHATRRDGVPYLINGNSGKAPAAAPADGGFTGWTLLRVDPAAANPVQAEQRPHVDGLTLDVPATLAPGVGHRLTPTVRQGARTFPITYPIAATYTATDALHVGPPATAGPAHIAAFDPATGVLTALRPGTATLTLTVNNTAVSAPVTVR